A part of Pseudomonas sp. HR96 genomic DNA contains:
- a CDS encoding histidine phosphatase family protein translates to MGSIYLIRHGQASFGAADYDVLSSVGVRQAQVVGAHLAALGVRFDRCLAGTLRRQQDTARLALAELGEAPALETDPAFDEFDAEGLVRGLLPLLLVNEPQALEVMRNAALNRNEFQRLFALLVEHWLDGSRDPAGLEGWAGFLGRVEAGLQRVLDNAAKGDNVAIFTSGGVITALLHLITGMPASRAFEANWQIVNTSLSVLKFRGREVSLASFNSDTHLQLTRAPELLTWR, encoded by the coding sequence GTGGGCAGCATCTATCTGATCAGACATGGCCAGGCCTCATTCGGCGCCGCAGATTACGACGTGCTGTCGAGTGTCGGCGTGCGTCAGGCCCAGGTGGTCGGCGCCCACCTGGCCGCCCTGGGGGTGCGTTTCGATCGCTGCCTGGCCGGCACCCTGCGCCGGCAGCAGGACACCGCGCGGCTGGCGCTGGCCGAGTTGGGCGAAGCCCCGGCGCTGGAGACCGATCCGGCGTTCGATGAGTTCGACGCCGAAGGTCTGGTGCGAGGCCTGCTGCCACTGCTGTTGGTCAACGAACCCCAGGCCCTCGAGGTCATGCGCAATGCCGCGCTCAACCGCAACGAGTTCCAGCGCCTGTTCGCCCTGCTGGTCGAGCACTGGCTGGACGGCAGCCGTGACCCGGCCGGCCTGGAAGGCTGGGCCGGCTTTCTCGGCCGGGTCGAGGCCGGGCTGCAGCGGGTTCTCGACAACGCCGCCAAGGGCGACAATGTAGCCATCTTCACCTCCGGCGGCGTCATCACCGCCCTGCTCCACCTCATCACCGGTATGCCTGCCAGCCGCGCCTTCGAGGCCAACTGGCAGATCGTCAACACTTCGCTCAGCGTGCTCAAGTTCCGCGGCCGCGAAGTCAGCCTGGCCAGCTTCAACAGCGACACCCACCTGCAATTGACCCGAGCGCCGGAACTGCTCACCTGGCGATGA
- a CDS encoding SCP2 sterol-binding domain-containing protein, protein MSSVADAVQKMQAKFNPAAAAGLDLVFGFNITDEDKHYSLAVKDSQCDLKQGENPDANVTLIMDSETLKNIVSGETDGMQAFMGGKLRLEGDMMLAMKLSDLFPV, encoded by the coding sequence ATGAGCTCCGTAGCCGATGCCGTACAAAAGATGCAAGCCAAGTTCAACCCAGCTGCCGCTGCCGGCCTGGACCTGGTGTTCGGTTTCAACATCACCGACGAAGACAAGCACTACTCGTTGGCCGTCAAGGACAGCCAGTGCGATCTGAAGCAAGGTGAGAACCCGGATGCCAACGTTACCCTGATCATGGACAGCGAAACCCTCAAAAACATCGTCAGCGGTGAAACCGACGGCATGCAGGCTTTCATGGGCGGCAAGTTGCGCCTGGAAGGCGACATGATGCTGGCGATGAAGCTGAGCGACCTGTTCCCGGTCTGA
- the efeU gene encoding iron uptake transporter permease EfeU: MLVPFLIMLREGIEAALIVGIIASYLKQTGRGQWMPAVWVGVFLAGALALLVGGGLELVSAEFPQKQQELFEGLVGLFAVVILTSMVFWMRKVARSVKQSLQASLEQALGNSRNQVWALIAMVFFAVAREGLETVFFLLAVFQQSEGASGPLGALLGLLVAVAVGVALYKGSLRMNLNLFFRWTGLFILVVAAGVLANSVMALHEAGLWNHLQDVVFDISATLPMDGPTGSVLAGMFGYQDAPTVSVLSAYVLYLVITLALFFMPATAHAAGKTTSVSHS; encoded by the coding sequence GTGCTCGTTCCATTCTTGATCATGCTGCGCGAAGGGATTGAAGCCGCGCTCATCGTTGGCATCATTGCCAGTTACCTCAAGCAGACCGGCCGTGGCCAGTGGATGCCCGCCGTCTGGGTCGGGGTATTTCTCGCCGGCGCGCTCGCCCTGCTGGTCGGTGGCGGCCTGGAACTGGTCAGCGCCGAATTCCCGCAAAAGCAGCAGGAACTCTTCGAAGGCCTGGTCGGCCTGTTCGCCGTAGTCATCCTCACCTCCATGGTGTTCTGGATGCGCAAGGTCGCTCGGTCGGTCAAACAATCTCTGCAGGCCTCACTGGAGCAAGCACTGGGCAACTCGCGCAACCAGGTCTGGGCATTGATCGCCATGGTCTTCTTCGCCGTGGCCCGCGAAGGCCTGGAAACGGTGTTCTTCCTGCTCGCGGTGTTCCAGCAGAGCGAAGGCGCCAGCGGCCCCCTCGGTGCGCTGTTGGGTCTGCTCGTGGCCGTCGCGGTGGGCGTGGCGCTCTACAAAGGCAGCCTGCGCATGAACCTGAACCTGTTCTTCCGCTGGACCGGGCTGTTCATTCTCGTGGTCGCCGCCGGCGTGCTCGCCAACTCGGTCATGGCCCTGCATGAGGCCGGCCTGTGGAATCACCTGCAGGATGTGGTCTTCGACATCAGTGCAACGCTGCCGATGGACGGCCCGACCGGGTCGGTGCTGGCCGGCATGTTCGGCTATCAGGACGCCCCGACGGTCAGCGTATTGAGCGCCTACGTGCTCTACCTGGTGATTACCCTGGCCCTGTTCTTCATGCCCGCCACCGCCCACGCGGCGGGCAAAACCACTTCCGTTTCCCATTCGTAA
- the efeO gene encoding iron uptake system protein EfeO gives MSNPTPGMPPRAMRFAVIGSAVVLIAAGGLFYYASKTASAKRQANAGDEIVVNIHPKSCEPNALTVPAGRAAFRIVNKSERAVEWEILDGVLVVEERENIAPGLSQVINANLQPGDYAITCGLLSNPRGTLHVTPTAASDAAAKARPSMVAFIGPLSEFRVYLSSQSNGLIHAVDDLAQAIAAGDINQARALYLPARSAYGRLAPAAQRLAELDNGINARADYFEKREQDAQFGGFHRIEFGLFQRNSLEGLTPVAQKLQADVATLKTDLLAQTLPPEQLVGIVARNIHSLADVRTNGEEERYSHIDLNGFAANLEVTRKVVDLLRPVLAKSAADLLPKVDAATAALDGQLNALKGSDGQYTSYDKVGPDQRKQIADKAKALADVLDGIDPALGLSGL, from the coding sequence ATGTCCAACCCCACTCCTGGCATGCCGCCCCGCGCCATGCGTTTCGCCGTGATCGGTTCGGCGGTCGTGCTGATCGCGGCCGGCGGCCTGTTCTACTACGCCTCCAAGACGGCTTCGGCCAAGCGCCAGGCCAATGCCGGTGACGAGATCGTCGTCAATATCCACCCCAAGAGCTGCGAGCCCAACGCCCTCACCGTGCCCGCCGGGCGCGCAGCGTTTCGCATCGTGAACAAATCCGAGCGCGCCGTGGAATGGGAGATCCTCGACGGTGTGCTGGTGGTCGAGGAGCGCGAAAACATCGCCCCGGGCCTCAGCCAGGTGATCAACGCCAACCTGCAGCCGGGCGACTACGCCATTACCTGCGGGCTGCTCAGCAACCCGCGCGGCACCCTGCACGTGACCCCGACCGCCGCATCCGACGCGGCCGCCAAGGCCCGGCCATCGATGGTTGCGTTCATCGGTCCGCTGTCGGAATTTCGCGTGTACCTGAGCAGCCAGAGCAATGGCTTGATCCACGCCGTCGACGACCTGGCGCAGGCCATCGCCGCCGGTGACATCAACCAGGCGCGCGCCCTCTACCTGCCCGCCCGCAGCGCCTACGGGCGCCTGGCCCCGGCGGCCCAGCGCCTGGCCGAACTGGACAACGGCATCAACGCCCGCGCCGACTACTTCGAGAAACGCGAGCAGGACGCCCAATTCGGCGGCTTCCACCGCATCGAATTCGGCCTGTTCCAGCGCAACAGCCTTGAGGGCCTGACCCCGGTCGCGCAGAAACTGCAGGCCGACGTCGCCACCCTCAAGACCGACCTGCTGGCCCAGACCCTGCCGCCCGAGCAGCTGGTCGGTATCGTCGCCCGCAACATCCACAGCCTGGCCGACGTGCGCACCAATGGCGAGGAAGAGCGCTACAGCCACATCGACCTGAACGGCTTCGCCGCCAACCTTGAGGTGACCCGCAAGGTGGTCGACCTGCTGCGCCCGGTGCTGGCCAAGTCGGCCGCCGACCTGCTGCCCAAGGTCGACGCCGCCACCGCTGCGCTGGACGGCCAGTTGAATGCCCTCAAGGGCAGCGATGGCCAGTACACCTCCTACGACAAGGTCGGCCCCGATCAGCGCAAGCAGATCGCCGACAAGGCCAAGGCTCTGGCCGACGTACTCGATGGAATCGATCCCGCCCTCGGCCTTTCCGGCCTGTAA
- the efeB gene encoding iron uptake transporter deferrochelatase/peroxidase subunit, giving the protein MSDNQKPTCPVDPQRRRVLMGLGAAGVALAGSGLSCPAMAGSAPAQVTEAPKSEKTHDAHEYQGTHQSGIVTPRPAAGMMVAFDVLASDREDLERLFRTLDERIRFLMAGGTVPQVDPKLPPTDSGILGPVVAPDNLTITVSVGHSLFDERFGLAQAKPKRLSRMVGFPNDALEEAQCHGDLTLQFCSNTPDTNIHALRDIVKNMPDLLFVRWKQEGSVPPQAPLQPGEPAQSARNFLGFRDGSANPDSNDAKAMDALVWVQPGSDEPAWAAHGSYQAVRIIRNFVERWDRTPLQEQESIFGRHKATGAPMGGQVETEVPDYSKDPEGKLTKLDAHIRLANPRTPESQANLILRRPFNYSNGVNKNGQLDMGLLFICYQADLEKGFITVQTRLNGEPLEEYLKPCGGGYFFTLPGVVGDQDFIGRSLLDATRKTTA; this is encoded by the coding sequence ATGAGCGATAACCAGAAACCTACCTGCCCCGTCGACCCGCAGCGCCGCCGCGTGCTGATGGGCCTCGGCGCCGCCGGCGTCGCGCTGGCGGGCAGCGGGCTGAGCTGCCCGGCCATGGCCGGGTCGGCCCCGGCCCAGGTGACCGAAGCCCCGAAGAGCGAAAAGACCCACGACGCCCACGAGTACCAGGGCACGCACCAGTCGGGCATCGTCACGCCGCGCCCGGCCGCCGGCATGATGGTCGCCTTCGACGTGCTGGCCAGCGACCGCGAAGACCTGGAGCGGCTGTTCCGTACCCTCGACGAGCGCATCAGGTTCCTCATGGCCGGCGGCACCGTGCCCCAGGTCGACCCCAAGCTGCCCCCCACCGACTCGGGCATCCTCGGCCCGGTGGTTGCACCGGACAACCTGACCATCACTGTCTCGGTGGGTCATTCGCTGTTCGACGAGCGCTTCGGCCTGGCCCAGGCCAAGCCCAAGCGGCTGAGCCGCATGGTCGGCTTTCCCAACGATGCCCTGGAAGAAGCCCAGTGCCACGGCGACCTGACCCTGCAGTTCTGCTCCAACACCCCGGACACCAACATCCACGCCCTGCGCGACATCGTCAAGAACATGCCTGACCTGCTGTTCGTGCGCTGGAAACAGGAAGGCAGCGTGCCGCCGCAGGCGCCGCTGCAGCCGGGCGAACCGGCGCAGAGCGCGCGCAATTTCCTCGGCTTTCGCGATGGCTCGGCCAACCCCGACTCCAACGATGCCAAGGCCATGGACGCGCTGGTGTGGGTGCAACCCGGCAGCGACGAGCCGGCCTGGGCCGCCCACGGCAGCTACCAGGCGGTGCGCATCATCCGCAACTTCGTCGAACGCTGGGACCGCACGCCCCTGCAGGAGCAGGAGAGCATCTTCGGCCGCCACAAGGCCACCGGCGCGCCCATGGGCGGCCAGGTCGAAACCGAGGTGCCGGACTACAGCAAGGACCCGGAAGGCAAGCTGACCAAGCTCGATGCGCACATCCGCCTGGCCAACCCGCGCACCCCCGAATCGCAGGCCAATCTGATCCTGCGCCGGCCGTTCAACTACTCCAACGGCGTGAACAAGAACGGCCAGCTGGACATGGGCCTGTTGTTCATCTGCTACCAGGCCGACCTGGAAAAAGGCTTCATCACCGTGCAGACGCGCCTCAATGGCGAACCCCTGGAGGAATACCTCAAGCCTTGCGGTGGCGGCTATTTCTTCACTCTGCCCGGCGTTGTCGGCGATCAGGATTTCATCGGTCGCTCATTGCTCGATGCCACTAGAAAAACAACCGCATAA
- the efeO gene encoding iron uptake system protein EfeO, translated as MKKTPLALLLSATLLGSPLAAFAAAAPSLDLVQPISDYKIYVTEKVDTLATETQKFTDAIKKGDLATAKKLYAPTRVHYESIEPIAELFSDLDASIDSRVDDHEKGVTAEDFTGFHRIEYTLYSENTTKGLDALADGLLKDVKDLQTRIAGLTFPPEKVVGGAAALMEEVAATKVSGEEDRYSHTDLYDFQGNVDGAQKIVQLFRPQLEKQDKAFVAKVDKNFATVDKILAKYKTKDGGYETYDKVKDADRKALIGPVNTLAEDLSTLRGKLGLN; from the coding sequence ATGAAAAAGACGCCTCTCGCTTTGCTGCTGTCCGCCACGCTGCTGGGTTCGCCACTGGCCGCCTTCGCCGCTGCCGCGCCTTCGCTGGACCTGGTGCAGCCGATCTCGGACTACAAGATCTATGTCACCGAAAAGGTTGACACCCTGGCCACCGAGACCCAGAAGTTCACCGACGCCATCAAGAAGGGCGACCTGGCCACCGCCAAGAAGCTGTACGCCCCGACTCGCGTGCACTACGAGTCGATCGAGCCGATCGCCGAACTGTTCAGCGACCTGGATGCGTCCATCGACTCCCGTGTCGACGATCACGAGAAAGGTGTCACCGCTGAAGACTTCACCGGCTTCCACCGCATCGAATACACCCTGTACTCGGAAAACACCACCAAGGGCCTCGACGCCCTGGCCGACGGCCTGCTCAAGGACGTCAAGGACCTGCAGACCCGCATTGCCGGCCTGACCTTCCCGCCTGAGAAAGTGGTCGGTGGCGCTGCCGCCCTGATGGAAGAAGTGGCCGCGACCAAGGTCTCCGGTGAAGAGGACCGTTACAGCCACACCGACCTGTACGACTTCCAGGGCAACGTCGACGGCGCCCAGAAAATCGTGCAGCTGTTCCGCCCGCAACTGGAAAAACAGGACAAGGCGTTCGTTGCCAAGGTCGACAAGAACTTCGCCACCGTGGACAAGATCCTGGCCAAGTACAAGACCAAGGACGGCGGCTACGAGACCTATGACAAGGTCAAGGACGCTGACCGCAAGGCCCTGATCGGCCCGGTCAACACCCTGGCTGAAGACCTGTCGACCCTGCGCGGCAAGCTGGGCCTGAACTGA
- a CDS encoding phosphotransferase family protein produces MPLTDSSTGIRAGEELDIDRVDPYLKRHIPGLTGTARVSQFPGGASNLTYLLQYPERELVLRRPPFGHKARSAHDMGREFRILNRLNSGFPYCPKAYVHCTDEAVLGAEFYVMERVEGIILRAELPPELGLDAAQTQVLCKSFIDKLVDLHQVDYVACGLGDLGRPEGYVQRQISGWSERYSKALTPDAPQWQAVRQWLEDKMPADSQRSAIVHNDYRFDNVILDPHNPMNIIGVLDWELTTLGDPLMDLGNTLAYWVEAGDPAPVQLTRRQPSHAPGMLTRRQFADYYAERSGLAVDNYDFYYTYGLFRLAGIVQQIYYRFFHGQTQDKRFAQFIHMNRLLEQMSLAVIRQSSL; encoded by the coding sequence ATGCCACTCACCGACTCCTCCACGGGCATCCGTGCCGGCGAAGAACTCGACATCGACAGGGTCGACCCTTATCTCAAGCGGCACATCCCCGGCCTGACCGGCACCGCGCGGGTCAGCCAGTTTCCCGGTGGCGCTTCCAACCTCACCTACTTGCTGCAATACCCCGAACGCGAGCTGGTGCTGCGGCGCCCGCCATTCGGCCACAAGGCCCGCTCCGCCCACGACATGGGCCGCGAATTTCGCATCCTCAACCGGCTCAACAGCGGCTTCCCGTACTGCCCCAAGGCCTACGTGCATTGCACCGACGAAGCCGTGCTCGGCGCCGAGTTCTATGTGATGGAGCGCGTCGAGGGCATCATCCTGCGCGCCGAGTTGCCGCCCGAGCTGGGCCTGGACGCCGCGCAGACCCAGGTGCTGTGCAAAAGCTTCATCGACAAGCTGGTGGACCTGCACCAGGTCGATTACGTCGCCTGCGGCCTCGGCGACCTGGGCCGGCCCGAGGGTTATGTGCAGCGCCAGATCAGCGGCTGGAGCGAGCGCTACAGCAAGGCGCTGACCCCCGATGCACCGCAGTGGCAGGCCGTGCGCCAGTGGCTGGAAGACAAGATGCCCGCCGACAGCCAACGTTCGGCCATCGTCCATAACGACTACCGTTTCGACAATGTCATCCTCGACCCGCACAACCCGATGAACATCATCGGCGTGCTCGACTGGGAGCTGACCACCCTCGGCGACCCGCTGATGGACCTGGGCAACACCTTGGCCTATTGGGTCGAGGCCGGCGACCCGGCGCCCGTGCAACTGACCCGCCGCCAGCCCAGCCATGCCCCCGGCATGCTCACTCGCCGCCAATTCGCCGACTACTACGCCGAGCGCTCCGGGCTGGCGGTGGACAACTACGACTTCTACTACACCTACGGGCTGTTCCGCCTGGCCGGGATCGTCCAGCAGATCTACTACCGCTTCTTCCACGGCCAGACCCAGGACAAACGCTTCGCCCAGTTCATCCACATGAACCGGCTGCTGGAGCAGATGAGCCTGGCTGTGATCAGGCAATCCAGCCTCTGA
- a CDS encoding SDR family oxidoreductase — MSKTALFDLDGKIAFVSGASRGIGAAIASLLAQQGAHVIVSSRKLEGCQQVADAIVAAGGKATAVACHIGEMEQIQAVFQGIREQFGRLDILVNNAATNPQFCNVLDTDLGAFQKTVDVNIRGYFFMSVEAGKLMRENGGGSIINVASINGVSPGAFQGIYSVTKAAVINMTKVFAKECAAFGIRCNALLPGLTDTKFASALVGNEAILKSALAQIPLKRVAQPDEMAGAVLYLASAASSYTTGVALNVDGGFLS, encoded by the coding sequence ATGAGCAAGACCGCACTGTTCGACCTCGACGGCAAGATCGCCTTCGTCTCCGGCGCCAGCCGCGGCATCGGTGCCGCCATCGCCAGCCTGCTGGCACAGCAGGGGGCCCACGTGATCGTCTCCAGCCGCAAGCTCGAAGGCTGCCAGCAGGTGGCCGATGCCATCGTCGCCGCCGGTGGCAAGGCCACTGCAGTGGCCTGCCACATCGGCGAGATGGAGCAGATTCAGGCGGTATTCCAGGGCATCCGCGAGCAGTTCGGCCGGCTCGACATCCTGGTCAACAACGCCGCCACCAACCCGCAGTTCTGCAACGTGCTGGACACCGACCTGGGCGCCTTCCAGAAGACCGTGGACGTCAACATTCGCGGGTATTTCTTCATGTCGGTGGAGGCCGGCAAGCTGATGCGCGAGAACGGGGGTGGCAGCATCATCAACGTGGCCTCGATCAACGGCGTGTCACCCGGAGCCTTCCAGGGCATCTACTCGGTGACCAAGGCGGCGGTGATCAACATGACCAAGGTATTCGCCAAGGAATGCGCGGCCTTCGGCATCCGCTGCAACGCCCTGCTGCCAGGGCTCACCGACACCAAATTCGCCTCGGCGCTGGTCGGCAACGAGGCCATCCTCAAGAGCGCCCTGGCGCAGATCCCGCTCAAGCGCGTGGCCCAGCCGGACGAAATGGCCGGCGCCGTGCTGTACCTGGCCAGCGCCGCGTCGAGCTACACCACCGGGGTGGCGTTGAATGTGGATGGCGGGTTTCTGTCCTGA
- a CDS encoding TSUP family transporter, giving the protein MPFELSTDPTTLGLLALVAFIAGFIDAIAGGGGLLTTPALLTAGLPPHLVLGTNKLSSTFGAATASFTYYRRRLFHPRQWQHAIWGTLVGAFAGAGVAHYLPAEWLNRMLPLVVFACGLYLLFGGTPKAPLDSEQPIRKKWQGTQGFSLGFYDGVAGPGTGAFWTVSSLLLYPIDLVKASGVARSMNFVSNAAALSVFICSGQVDWLIGLSMGLSVMVGAFFGARTAIGGGAKFIRPVFITVVLGLTVRLAWQHWFGQA; this is encoded by the coding sequence ATGCCCTTCGAGCTCAGCACCGACCCCACCACCCTGGGCCTGCTCGCCCTGGTCGCCTTTATCGCCGGTTTCATCGACGCCATCGCCGGTGGCGGCGGGTTGCTGACCACCCCGGCGCTGCTCACCGCCGGCCTGCCGCCGCACCTGGTACTGGGCACCAACAAGCTCAGTTCGACCTTCGGTGCGGCCACCGCCAGCTTCACCTATTACCGGCGCCGGCTGTTCCACCCCAGGCAATGGCAGCACGCGATCTGGGGCACCCTGGTCGGCGCCTTCGCCGGCGCGGGGGTGGCTCACTACCTGCCCGCCGAGTGGTTGAACCGGATGCTGCCGCTGGTCGTCTTCGCCTGCGGCCTGTACCTGCTGTTCGGCGGCACGCCCAAGGCGCCGCTCGATAGCGAGCAGCCGATCCGCAAGAAATGGCAAGGCACCCAAGGTTTCAGCCTGGGCTTCTATGACGGCGTCGCCGGGCCTGGCACGGGGGCGTTCTGGACCGTCAGCAGCCTGCTGCTCTACCCCATTGACCTGGTCAAGGCCAGCGGCGTGGCGCGCAGCATGAACTTCGTCAGCAACGCCGCCGCGCTGTCGGTGTTCATCTGTTCCGGCCAGGTCGACTGGCTGATCGGCTTGAGCATGGGCCTGTCGGTGATGGTCGGGGCGTTCTTCGGTGCCCGCACCGCCATTGGCGGTGGGGCGAAGTTCATCCGCCCGGTGTTCATCACCGTGGTGCTAGGCCTGACCGTGCGTCTGGCCTGGCAGCACTGGTTCGGGCAGGCCTAG
- the nudC gene encoding NAD(+) diphosphatase, which produces MSSRWSTAVLDPAQPGGWAVVRSRQGFLQDEQGVLFAREWAQRQNLPVLAEHGIGHFDGEPVYVLELHEPVEVDGCQWQGLRQFMLQGDFDVFSLLGYAAQIATWAREHRFCGSCGRPAVQVKGERAMYCEHCDLRAYPRISPSMIVLLTRGDEILLARSPRFVSGVYSTLAGFAEPGESAEQCLIREVREEVSLEVRNIQYIASQCWPFPHSMMLGFHAEYAGGDIVPQPDEIEDAQWFSVHNLPPLPAGRSIARYLIDLYVARRLGLPEPVLPGQTHGQA; this is translated from the coding sequence ATGTCTTCACGCTGGAGCACAGCAGTACTGGACCCCGCCCAGCCCGGTGGCTGGGCGGTGGTGCGCAGCCGCCAGGGCTTCCTGCAGGACGAGCAGGGCGTGCTGTTCGCCCGTGAGTGGGCGCAGCGCCAGAACCTGCCGGTACTGGCCGAGCACGGCATCGGTCACTTCGATGGCGAACCTGTGTACGTACTCGAGCTGCACGAGCCGGTCGAGGTCGACGGCTGTCAGTGGCAAGGCCTGCGCCAGTTCATGCTGCAGGGCGATTTCGACGTCTTCAGCCTGCTCGGCTATGCCGCGCAGATTGCCACCTGGGCCCGCGAGCACCGCTTCTGTGGTAGCTGCGGGCGCCCGGCGGTGCAGGTCAAGGGCGAGCGGGCGATGTATTGCGAGCACTGCGACCTGCGCGCCTACCCGCGCATTTCGCCGAGCATGATTGTGCTGCTGACCCGCGGCGACGAGATTCTCCTGGCGCGTTCGCCGCGCTTCGTCAGCGGCGTCTACAGCACCCTGGCCGGCTTCGCCGAGCCAGGTGAGTCGGCCGAGCAGTGCCTGATTCGCGAGGTGCGCGAGGAGGTCAGCCTGGAGGTGCGCAATATCCAGTACATCGCCAGCCAGTGCTGGCCGTTTCCCCACTCGATGATGCTCGGCTTTCACGCCGAATACGCCGGCGGCGATATCGTGCCGCAACCCGACGAGATCGAGGACGCGCAGTGGTTCAGCGTGCACAACCTGCCGCCGCTGCCGGCCGGGCGCTCGATCGCGCGCTACCTGATCGACCTGTACGTGGCGCGCCGCCTAGGCCTGCCCGAACCAGTGCTGCCAGGCCAGACGCACGGTCAGGCCTAG
- a CDS encoding crotonase/enoyl-CoA hydratase family protein produces the protein MAQYQAFTLTICDAIAHVQINRPEKLNAMNAPFWAEIIEIFHALDEDDAVRVVVLSGAGQHFSAGIDLMLLASVASELGQDVGRNARLLRRKILSMQASFNAVDHCRKPVLAAIQGYCIGGAIDLIAACDMRYAAADAQFSIKEVDMGMAADVGTLQRLPRIIGDGILRELAYTGRSVDAAEAQAIGLVNRVWPSHGELLEGVMAIAAQIAGKSPIAVAGTKRMLGYMRDHRVDDGLEYVATWNAAMLQSTDLRVAVAAGMSKQTARFDD, from the coding sequence GTGGCCCAGTACCAAGCCTTCACCCTGACCATCTGCGATGCCATCGCCCACGTGCAGATCAACCGTCCGGAAAAACTCAACGCCATGAACGCGCCGTTCTGGGCGGAGATCATCGAGATCTTCCACGCCCTGGACGAAGACGATGCCGTGCGCGTGGTGGTACTCAGCGGCGCCGGCCAGCATTTTTCCGCTGGCATCGACCTGATGCTGCTGGCCTCGGTGGCCAGCGAACTGGGCCAGGACGTGGGCCGCAATGCGCGCCTGCTGCGGCGCAAGATCCTCTCGATGCAGGCCTCGTTCAACGCCGTGGACCACTGCCGCAAGCCGGTGCTGGCGGCGATCCAGGGCTATTGCATTGGCGGCGCCATCGATCTGATCGCCGCCTGCGACATGCGCTATGCGGCGGCTGACGCGCAGTTCTCGATCAAGGAAGTGGACATGGGCATGGCTGCCGACGTCGGCACCCTGCAGCGCCTGCCGCGTATCATCGGCGACGGTATCCTGCGCGAGCTGGCCTATACCGGGCGCAGCGTCGACGCCGCCGAAGCCCAGGCCATCGGCCTGGTCAACCGGGTCTGGCCGAGCCACGGCGAACTGCTCGAAGGCGTCATGGCCATCGCCGCGCAGATCGCCGGCAAATCGCCGATCGCCGTGGCCGGCACCAAGCGCATGCTCGGCTATATGCGCGACCACCGCGTCGACGACGGTCTGGAATATGTTGCCACCTGGAACGCGGCCATGCTGCAATCCACTGATTTGCGCGTCGCGGTGGCGGCCGGCATGAGCAAGCAGACCGCCCGCTTCGACGATTGA